A window of the Vespa velutina chromosome 7, iVesVel2.1, whole genome shotgun sequence genome harbors these coding sequences:
- the LOC124950385 gene encoding huntingtin isoform X3, giving the protein MSTLGGGVEEGSDAGSEIEHIEEIHYSNLQSDHHMKEEEYLEEASISVASPQKLPMELPSLEINIGNYTDSDMPVKFCCRYLVSSFLLTGSAGHLMPDKLFRVSVKCLALTCVANILRLYPDLLLMTVAKDSTSDKQMMRDILLFANHSDPQIRANVSTLIGSFLKTVFTQYGGSFKNFQPECLNSKTNENSLLENMIKLLIKGLEDDSATTCRQTLTALNLCLPEILNSVDSQYGITILFELPRLIKNPYFLVKVKLADLLSNLSYITIEHITGDALFQQHFIDAIIILLGDQDKRVRHAASEAIVKSIPLLYFQHPQENAVIKKAAQYTEKYLSTVMSSTLRISSYYDKHRVTINNTVKPFTSLTDHNDKKYHVNTEDSLSRIVSILTEILMVDSSKYMVYGCCEALALLSEVYNTIVYVRGWDCILPKALLKKSHKKAVSRIDTTNENNFVIEITTPIGTGLLSLLLPLLSSSAISLDLSTHKHLISLAGNLASGLALCNLKPNEPTNKHDSDTSNIWSMLKDKQMCQYMELLLTHVIKVLNIFVHIIDDIQLNQISTKSLSSLPSAHSLSPKKKVVTEQKQKEKGDKFLSLKFGKEQMGVFNTIPHYMKMYDNLKAAHSNYLVTLDPEASEMYIALLTAILDTLSQILEIATFNEAGRIAEEILYYLQTTVSLSPTATIQCVQQLLKCLFGKNLGSQWSELDMQQYAEQNIALRDTSKGFYNQCFQNPARHMADMIKLIGNNCRDENKPDTGWIGFTRRKGDRKLSYIYSSDHKASVATFIRLFEPMVIKSMEQYTITSNISLQCQVLMLLSQLIQLKVNYCLLDSDKIFIGFVLKQFEFIEEGQIQQAEDLLPKIFSFLVHLSYEKNHSKVVIGIPKIIQLCDGLMASGQPALRYCIPALAPVVGDIFLIRNGNSNQAEQRELETTKEVLISMLLRLVEYHEVIELLALCVSESRFSGDGNGEEKWRRWSRMTTDTILPMLGTCKVRLEWENAHIALVKLFAAISPTVFRPVDPLLKVLFTAPASLKEPVFNLKRWLGMINVILLTLISCAKEESMLARLSDLSVYMTDLSHLLLFPDNLTKVIDPLNALGTQSTQIPPEKILARFIFKVISLIGTKIVNILGLINHRAIDPYTGFAQHTDNDDYLVHQFAFFLQLCIHMFESGSHCKVANAAMQMVQDRNTFEEEKFPIDNLNSLMLSIGHVCPMLTCQWAYLMTLLSYNEMLFWSKILGTRNSNYIVRSLPNEKKVYDYVNSINVQIIHKGGIILFCDYVCENLNDAEPLTWLLVNHIEEAIHTATESPVKELLAAAIHRNPAASGLLVQAISTKCVNLSQPSFIKRLLQCIEDAHQSQSGAVIMMLIPKFLSTKYLALSRMAAKMASRRVEILLTLSAADVMEQLPKNDLVKIMDTLQTTKLAKKHGALVNLLNKLGVHFYDLSPFEPDLCRSFNPSIVKTIQLDRDWFLSQIKLRCCHQNTTYNTHESAQLLSNLNFEDCLSIISSKEFDIIILKDCITLGVRLTIENCQKLELRKIHNTKIHNFEASPLYTAAKQCLLEHVRNVTELMPKPHYVFNPQKSNINSKEVKYATRIAKLLDDSIYWNTLFKIIPVVKAFTKTLSKLTKYNLANMDGKVEEDCAKLALLCFELTHWMIHVDKQNIRKLRPSEVELTLSCAGEILKYEGPFKVFADHTRYSWVCSTILAMTKIVESNLTAVESLPHVDTCSLQAAFQDEETKHYAQACVRIASLVVWLEKCQVNNSSKNIPPYLFNIIKDLIVLISRQPLVNSFVLTPPLVWKHGWHIMGSGTTKCHFPLLSTELNLLQEVDILEQFIYRINLLGWTSRLQFEEIWMALLGLLNLSQNENTSSEESTALVQASCLAIQAITQLLLQTMFLPHPGNPSTSCLIHHSRDPQLSVVKVSSQELYTIQDLLTWKYECMSDIQNINGLKLDHIFHRGNIEKITTSNNFTYSQLSVSYLWSSCNLYEDKLNASVLELKNRRNDALKSASLDVDSCLRFLVELYTSWLSPQANIPIQLLTETMKSLLAISDLFVERAQYQWMLDVCLEISRVHSIENGILHQYLVISVCKAAAVLTPLDLDTLDRVKRLVDINLKSVFLAARVAALHGVLYLLQSAVQANYEEIMNILHPLTIEYIQKHIDTQDTDGVLSQSEEHQGVMWALVFFLLEHAGDTTPDTEAPAVLELVLSLVMSPNISISLHQTLLQGLERLIITKSVMGKVAEQIVKIATERLRHASLMFALPALQLLLTCMYTEAADRLNQPNVEEPLPDIEPESLVRSIERTSAIFDRIKKGYPMEVEILCSVLSGVLADFFPLSQILTKVIGEFLSPQQPHPRLLSGVVFKVCERACTSTQLSLLQDWVVFSLPNFIQSLPLAMSTWCLSCFFISASTNNWLRALFPHVQSRIGKYEYEDKKILCIAANDFYHKLPEESQKKAFVEIFEVAAKEPGTPFIDILASF; this is encoded by the exons ATGTCTACTTTAGGAGGTGGTGTTGAGGAAGGAAGTGATGCTGGAAGTGAAATAGAACACATAGAAGAAATTCACTACTCAAATTTGCAAAGTGATCAtcatatgaaagaagaagagtattTAGAGGAAGCTTCAATATCTGTAGCTTCTCCACAAAAGTTGCCAATGGAATTGCCATCacttgaaattaatattggaAATTATACAGACTCTGATATGCCTGTAAAATTTTGTTGTCGTTATTTAGTTTCATCATTCTTGCTAACAGGCAGTGCTGGTCACTTGATGCctgataaattatttcgtgTCAGTGTTAAATGTCTTGCTTTAACATGTGTAGCCAATATTTTAAGACTTTATCCAGATCTACTTTTAATGACAGTTGCCAAAGATTCTACTTCAGATAAACAAATGATgagagatattttattatttgcaaaTCATTCTGATCCTCAAATCAGAGCCAATGTATCGACTCTTATTGGATCATTTTTGAAAACAGTTTTCACACAGTATGGTGgatctttcaaaaatttccAACCTGAATGTTTAAACagtaaaacaaatgaaaattcattgctggaaaatatgataaaattacttataaaa GGCTTGGAAGATGATTCTGCTACAACATGTCGTCAAACATTAACAGCACTAAATTTATGTTTACCAGAAATACTAAATTCCGTAGATAGTCAATATGGTATAACCATCTTATTTGAATTACCCAGACTTATTAAAAATCCATATTTTCTTGTCAAAGTTAAATTAGCAGATTTGCTAAGCAATTTATCATACATCACAATAGAACATATAACAGGTGATGCATTATTTCAACAACATTTTATTGATgctataatcattttattaggAGATCAGGATAAGAGAGTTAGACACGCAGCATCTGAAGCAATTGTTAA aagcattccattattatattttcaacatCCACAGGAAAATGCTGTTATAAAAAAAGCAGCTCAATATACAGAAAAGTATTTGTCAACTGTAATGTCAAGTACTTTAAGGATTTCTTCATATTATGATAAACATAGAGtaactataaataatactGTCAAACCTTTTACATCGTTAACTgatcataatgataaaaaatatcacgtaAATACAGAAGATTCATTATCTCGTATTGTAAGCATCTTAACTGAAATACTCATGGTTGATTCATCTAAGTATATGGTATATGGTTGTTGCGAAGCTCTTGCTCTATTAAGTGAAGTTTATAACACTATAGTTTATGTCAGAGGTTGGGATTGTATACTTCCCAAAGCACTGCTTAAAAAATCTCATAAAAAGGCTGTTAGTCGAATAGACACAAcaaatgaaaacaattttgtaATTGAAATAACAACTCCAATTGGTACTGGTCTGCTTTCTTTGCTGCTGCCTTTGTTGTCTTCATCTGCAATAAGTTTGGATTTATCAACACATAAACATTTAATCTCTCTTGCGGGTAATCTAGCATCAGGATTGGCTCTTTGTAATCTAAAACCTAATGAACCAACAAACAAACATGATTCTGATACATCAAATATTTGGAGTAtgttaaaagataaacaaatgtGTCAGTATATGGAACTATTATTGACTCATGTTATAAaggttttaaatatttttgtccatattattgatgatatacaattaaatcaaataagtACAAAATCACTGTCCTCTTTGCCATCTGCGCACAGTTTATctccaaagaaaaaagtagttaccgaacagaaacaaaaagaaaaaggagataagTTTTTAAGTTTAAAATTTGGAAAAGAACAAATGGGAGTATTCAATACTATTCCGcattatatgaaaatgtatGATAATCTCAAAGCAGCGCACTCTAATTATCTTGTTACTCTTGATCCTGAGGCTAGCGAGATGTATATTGCATTATTAACTGCTATACTGGATACTCTTTCACAAATTCTTGAGATAGCCACTTTTAATGAGGCAGGCAGGATAGCAGAGGAAATTCTATATTACTTGCAAACAACTGTTAGTTTATCGCCGACTGCAACTATTCAGTGTGTGCAGCAATTGTTGAAATGTCTGTTTGGTAAAAATCTTGGTTCTCAATGGAGCGAATTGGATATGCAACAATATGCAGAACAGAATATTGCATTAAGAGATACTTCTAAAGGCTTTTATAATCAATGTTTTCAGAATCCAGCTAGACATATGGCAGacatgataaaattaataggaAATAATTGCAGAGATGAAAATAAACCAGACACTGG GTGGATAGGTTTCACACGTAGAAAAGGAGATCGAAaattatcatacatatattcttcaGATCATAAGGCTTCTGTAGCtacttttattcgtttatttgaaCCAATGGTTATAAAGTCTATGGAACAATATACTATCACGAGCAATATTTCACTGCAATGTCAAGTGCTTATGCTTCTAAGTCAACTAATTCAATTGAAagttaattattgtttattagaTTCAGACAAGATATTTATAGGATTTGTATTAAAACAGTTTGAATTCATAGAGGAAGGTCAAATACAACAAGCAGAAGACCTGTTACCAAAAATTTTCAGTTTTTTGGTGCATttatcttatgaaaaaaatcacTCAAAGGTTGTAATAGGTATTCCTAAAATAATACAGTTATGTGATGGACTTATGGCAAGTGGACAGCCAGCACTTAGATATTGTATACCAGCACTTGCACCTGTAGTTggagatatttttcttattcgcaATGGAAATTCTAATCAAGCAGAACAAAGAGAATTGGAAACAACAAAAGAAGTATTAATTTCAATGCTACTTCGTCTTGTGGAATATCATGAAGTTATAGAGCTTTTAGCATTATGTGTCTCAGAATCTAGATTTAGTGGAGATGGAAATGGAGAAGAAAAGTGGAGAAGATGGTCTAGAATGACTACAGATACTATACTTCCAATGTTGGGAACGTGTAAAGTAAGACTAGAATGGGAAAATGCTCATATTGCCTTAGTAAAATTGTTTGCTGCAATTTCTCCTACTGTTTTCAGGCCAGTAGATCCACTTTTAAAAGTACTTTTTACAGCTCCTGCGTCTTTGAAAGAACcagtttttaatttaaaacgcTGGTTGGGAatgataaatgttatattattaactcTTATTTCTTGTGCTAAAGAGGAATCAATGTTAGCACGATTATCAGATCTTAGTGTGTATATGACAGATCtttcacatttattattatttccagaTAATTTGACTAAAGTTATAGATCCATTAAATGCACTTGGAACTCAATCTACTCAAATACCACCTGAAAAAATTTTAGCCAGATTCATATTTAAAGTGATTAGTCTGATAGGcacaaaaattgttaatattcttGGATTAATTAATCATAGAGCCATAGATCCCTATACAGGATTTGCTCAGCATAcagataatgatgattatttgGTGCATCAATTTGCATTCTTCTTACAATTATGTATTCACATGTTCGAGTCTGGAAGTCATTGTAAAGTGGCAAATGCAGCAATGCAAATGGTTCAAGATCGCAATACGTTTGAAGAGGAAAAGTTTCCTATAGAcaatttaaattctttaatgCTAAGCATTGGACATGTATGCCCAATGTTGACATGTCAATGGGCTTACCTAATGACATTATTAAGCTATAATGAGATGCTATTTTGGTCTAAAATTTTGGGCACACGAAATTCGAATTACATAGTAAGATCTCTtccaaatgagaaaaaagtataCGACTATGTAAACAGCATAAATGTACAAATTATTCATAAAGGTGgaatcatattattttgtgATTATGTATGCGAAAATCTCAATGATGCAGAGCCTTTAACATGGTTATTAGTGAATCATATTGAAGAAGCAATACACACAGCTACTGAATCTCCGGTCAAAGAACTTCTAGCAGCAGCTATACATAGAAATCCTGCAGCAAGTGGTCTCCTAGTACAAGCTATTTCAACAAAATGTGTGAATTTATCACAACCTAGCTTCATCAAACGTTTATTGCAGTGTATCGAAGATGCACATCAATCTCAAAGTGGTGCAGTCATAATGATGTTAATtccaaaatttttatctactAAATATCTTGCTTTATCAAGAATGGCAGCAAAAATGGCTAGCAGAAgagttgaaattttattaacattaagtGCAGCAGATGTTATGGAACAATTGCCAAAGAATGATCTAGTAAAGATTATGGATACATTACAGACTACTAAGCTAGCTAAAAAACATGGAGCTCTAGTTAACTTATTGAACAAATTAGGAGTACACTTTTATGATCTCTCACCTTTCGAGCCTGATTTATGTAGATCTTTCAATCCATCAATTGTAAAAACAATTCAACTAGATCGTGATTGGTTTCTTTCTCAGATTAAATTACGTTGCTGTCATCAGAATACAACGTATAATACTCACGAATCTGCACAACTATTGagtaatttaaattttgaagaCTGTTTGAGTATTATTTCTTCTAAGGagtttgatataataattttaaaagactGCATAACATTGGGCGTAAGATTGACTATTGAGAATTGCCAAAAGTTAGAGTTAAGAAAAATTCACAATacaaaaattcataattttgaaGCCAGTCCTTTGTATACAGCTGCTAAACAGTGTTTGTTAGAGCATGTACGTAATGTAACTGAACTTATGCCAAAACcacattatgtatttaatcCGCAAAAATCTAATATCAATAGTAAAGAAGTGAAATATGCTACAAGGATTGCCAAACTTTTAGACGATTCCATTTACTGGAATAcactttttaaaatcattccaGTTGTAAAGGCATTTACAAAAACATTGTCGAAACTAACTAAATATAATTTGGCAAATATGGATGGAAAAGTTGAAGAAGATTGTGCTAAGCTTGCTTTATTGTGTTTTGAATTAACACATTGGATGATACATGtagataaacaaaatattagaaaGCTACGACCAAGTGAAGTAGAATTAACGTTGAGTTGTGCTggagaaattttgaaatatgaaGGCCCATTTAAGGTTTTTGCAGATCACACTCGATATTCCTGGGTATGTTCAACGATATTGGCTATGACAAAAATTGTTGAAAGTAACTTAACAGCAGTTGAATCATTACCTCATGTTGATACGTGTTCTTTACAAGCAGCTTTTCAAGATGAAGAAACGAAGCATTATGCACAGGCATGTGTGCGAATAGCATCATTGGTTGTTTGGCTTGAAAAATGTCAAGTGAATAATAGTTCTAAAAACATTCCTCcctatttatttaacataataaaaGATCTTATTGTACTTATTAGTCGTCAACCTTTGGtaaattcttttgttcttaCGCCTCCTTTGGTTTGGAAACATGGTTGGCATATAATGGGCTCTGGTACGACCAAATGTCACTTTCCATTGTTATCGACTGAATTAAATCTTCTTCAAGAAGTCGATATTTTAGAACAGTTCatttatagaataaatttgTTGGGTTGGACTTCACGTCTACAATTTGAAGAAATATGGATGGCATTATTGGGATTGTTAAATCTTTCACAAAATGAAAACACTTCTTCAGAAGAATCAACAGCATTAGTACAAGCAAGTTGTTTAGCTATTCAAGCTATAACACAATTATTGTTACAAACAATGTTTCTACCACATCCTGGTAATCCAAGTACTAGTTGTTTGATACATCATTCACGAGATCCTCAACTTTCGGTTGTGAAAGTAAGCTCACAAgaattatatactatacaaGATTTACTTACATGGAAATATGAATGTATGAGtgatattcaaaatataaatggtTTAAAATTAGATCATATATTTCATAGAGGaaacatagaaaaaattacaacTTCAAATAACTTTACATACAGCCAATTATCAGTTTCCTATTTATGGTCATCGTGTAATTTATatgaagataaattaaatgcCTCTGTACTTGAACTAAAAAACAGAAGGAATGATGCATTAAAGTCTGCATCATTAGATGTAGATTCGTGTCTTCGCTTTTTAGTGGAACTTTATACTTCTTGGTTGTCGCCACAAGCAAATATTCCGATACAATTACTTACAGAAACTATGAAATCTCTCCTAGCTATTTCTGATCTCTTTGTAGAAAGAGCACAATATCAATGGATGCTAGATGTTTGCTTAGAAATATCAAGAGTACATTCTATAGAAAATGGAATCTTACATCAGTATTTGGTAATATCTGTATGTAAGGCTGCTGCAGTATTAACACCActg gATCTGGATACATTGGATAGGGTAAAGCGTTTGGTTGATATCAACCTTAAATCAGTTTTCTTGGCTGCTAGAGTAGCAGCACTTCATGGtgtcttatatttattacaaagtgCAGTTCAAGCTAATTACGAAGAGATTATGAACATCTTACATCCATTGACTAttgaatatatacaaaaacacATAGATACTCAAGATACAGATGG gGTATTAAGTCAAAGTGAAGAACATCAAGGAGTTATGTGGGCTTtagtatttttcttattagaaCATGCAGGGGATACAACACCCGATACAGAAGCTCCTGCTGTGCTTGAACTAGTTCTTTCTCTAGTCATGTCACCGAATATTTCGATTAGTTTACATCAAACTCTTTTACAG GGTCTcgaaagattaattataacaaaaagtGTAATGGGTAAAGTAGCAgaacaaattgttaaaatagCAACAGAGCGTTTAAGGCATGCAAGTCTGATGTTTGCTTTGCCTGCTTTGCAACTTCTATTAACTTGCATGTATACAGAAGCAGCAGACAGATTAAATCAACCGAATGTTGAAGAACCATTACCGGATATTGAACCAGAATCATTGGTTCGATCAATAGAACGAACGTCTGCCATATTTGACAGAATTAAGAAAGGCTATCCAATGGAAGTAGAGATTCTTTGTTCAGTTTTATCTGGTGTTTTAGCAGATTTCTTTCCACTATCacaaattttaacaaaagttATCGGTGAATTTTTATCACCTCAACAACCACATCCTCGATTGCTTTCTGGCGTTGTGTTTAAA gtTTGTGAAAGAGCATGTACGTCTACACAACTGAGTTTACTACAAGATTGGGTGGTCTTCAGTTTGCCAAATTTCATACAGAGTTTACCATTGGCTATGTCCACTTGGTGTCTCTCATGTTTCTTTATAAGTGCATCTACGAATAATTGGTTGAGAGCTTT ATTCCCACATGTACAATCAAGAATTGGGAAATACGAATACGAGGATAAGAAGATATTGTGCATTGCAGCTAATGATTTTTATCACAAG cTGCCCGAGGAATCTCAAAAGAAAGCTTTCGTCGAAATATTCGAAGTTGCAGCGAAGGAACCTGGAACTccatttattgatatattagcATCCTTTTAA